The region ggttctgctccccctctgctctgcccttgtgagacagaatctggaatattgtgtccagttctggcccctcagttgcagaaggacagggaactgctgcagagagttcagcgaagggccacagagatgaggcttagggagctggggctctgcagcttggaggagactgaggggtgacatTAATGTTACAAATACACAAAggatgggtgtgaggaggctggagccaggctgttctcagtgatggcaaATGAtggggacaaggggcaacaggtaaaAACTGCGACATGAGATGTTCCCCCTCACCCAGGACTAACGCCACATGCAGGACATAGGTGAGCTGGGGCTGGTTCCTTTAGTACTCAcccctccctcagctcagcccctctcccacaggacaaggggtgatggccatgagctggaacacaaccagttccactgaaacaccaggagaaagtcctttggtgtgaggtgagggagccctggcccaggctgcccagggagggtgtgaaggctcctcaggaggtttccaaacccacctggacactttgCTGTGCCCCtcatggacctgctttagcagagccttgggctgggtgagctctgcagggcccttcccacccccaccactctgggattctgggggttgtggttttgcccagccaggaaaaggaaaaggggatCGGAGGCAAAGAGCCTGTGAAGGCTGAAATAACAGCAGTTTAATCAAACAGAACAAGGAACAGTTATAAAACTCAGTGAGGGAATACATAAAAAACACTGGTTAAGTGACACAGTCACTCACCAGCCAGGACCCAACCCCAACCCACCACCCTGGACCCCAACCCCAGCAGAGCTCCTTCAAgacagctccccagctccagcctgggcaCGACAGCAGGATGGGATCCAGAACCTGCCAGCCTGTGTCAGATGCCCAGGCTGGACCCCTTCCTGCTTCACCAGTTGAAAGGGTCCAAAGGGAGACTCAGAGACCTGCTGAGgcacccacagctgctctggaaCGTTGCTCTGGAACTAGTGTCCTGGCTGAGCTGCAAGACCGAGTGTCGTCCCTGCAGGGCCTGGGCAGCGAGCTGCAGGGCAAGGAGGGGAAGGTGAGCTGCAGCAGTGCCCGAGGGGCTGCGGCTGTGCCAAGGGATtgggcagggaggggacagACGAAGGGTCCCAACGCTGGTGGCAGTGTCCTGACTGTGCCACTGCTGTTGTTCCCAGATCAGGCAGCTGGAGAACACCCTTGGAAAGCTGGAGTTGACTGGAGCTGACTGGAAATCAGAggacagctgctgcagcagctcctccagagcTACGAGGAGCCCCAGGGGCTGGTGGGCTCCTTCATGTCACAGCAGGCAGTGGGCAAGATGCTGAATCACCTGCCAGGGAGGAGCCAGGTAGGGAGAGCCCAGCATGGCGATCTTGGGAGGGGGTTGCCATGACCCCCCCTTCTGTTTGTGCTTTGCTGTAACGTGGGGGAGCCCATTGCTGTTCCCCCGCGCGGGGCCGCTGTGTGCTCGGACCGCTGCAACGGCGGCCCCCACAGGCGGAGCCcggccagaagcttcccctgcagctgccgGGGCCGGCGCCGGCCAGCGCTGACACGGCCCCGCAGCGGCCCAGGCCCGGCCCCGCGGTGACTGAGGGAACGCCTCTCTCGGGAACGTGCTGGAGAAGCCGCTGCTGCCTGTGTGccggcaggggctgcaggagtcCTTCCCACCGCCGTTGAAACCTGTGTGCCGAGCccaagcagcagaagctgcctgccctgcagagCCATGGGGGAAGCCAATGGGCCTGGGTGCTGCCCCGGGGAACGCACACGCCGCTCTGTGGGCACTGACATGCAGAAATGGCACTTCAGGACCCTTCCCCTGGGCTGGCTGAGAGAGGATGGGCTCGttggcagggcagagctgcaaaTGAGAAAGGGCAGAGGGGTCTCCCAGCCGGGGCACGGGGAGCCCTTGGCtttgcagggagcagggagggctggcaggggaGGCAGGTGGAAAAGGCCACGTCACGTTTCCTTGGGAACTTGGCTttgtctcaaaaaaacccccaacaaacCAGCCgagccccccccaaaaaaaccccctacaCAGTTCAGCCAGATAAGGCTTCTCCCGGGGAAGCTCTATCAAGGAGTAGCCCAAGCACACACTGTCACCACAGGCTCAGCTTAATCAAAGGTCTGAGGCTCTCAGGAAAGGCAGCTTTCCCACTGCCCCCTGCCCAGGCCCTGCCCAGCTGAAAGCCAAAGCCCACGTACTTTGGTACTGTGCCTTTTCAAGGGCTTTTGCATTTACTGTGGGCCAGGCCAGCTCTAAGCCCGTCTATGACAGCGAAGGACTATAATAAAAACACCGTCCACACGTCAAAACTTGAAGTGGGTCGGGAAGATGGAACTCCATGAACATGGTTAAAGATTCTCTTTGGAGAAACTTGACAGGCTTGGGTAAAATCTGAAAGAccaacaagaaatgtttcagccGCTGCTCCAGTTGCAGGTATCAGAAAAATGGCATCTTTTTAttgaaggcaggaaaagctttctctcttctaagacgttgctactactactacttcagcatgggctgcccactgtccctcattgcctctgtctgtccctgctcGCTCGCCTGCTCGGGACCTGTGAGGGATGTAGGAGGTTGGACAGGGCCGCCCAGTCGTGCTCAGACACCGGCGTGCTGGGTCTCTCCAAAGAGGTGTGGAGCTCTGGAAGGAGCCGCTGTGCCCGGGTCTGCTGGCCATGGGATGaagtcagcctgtgctctggtgacatgccagtgcctgaggacgaggagcagGGGTGAGCAGGGACACGTCCTGGGCAGAGACACCCAGAAACGGGGTCTTGCCCCCCGCCATGATGCAGAACGGCTGTTGTCCCACCCTGACCAGGACCAGCCCACACGTCACTCTGGCTGCAACACGGGGACTCGTTGCCCCATCCGCCagccctccccctccatcctgcTTCCAGCCCTCCCCGTTGCTGGGCCCCCCCAGGGGCTGTACCTGTCACACAGAGCGAGGAGACGTAGTTCTGGGGCCGGGAGAGCAGCCGTCCgctgtcccagctgtgctgctgcctcaggggCTGCGTGGCCGCGTCCCTGCCCACGTGTGCCCTGGCCGTGCCCTGCGTGCCCGCGGGCGGCTGCGCGTCCAGCCGGCCCCTGTAGACGCGGCCGTCGGTGCCCACCAGCGGCACCTCGTCCTGCGGGAAGGAGAGAGAGCCGGGCTGAGGCACGGGGCCAGCGCAGTGCCCCCGCCCCGGGGAAACCTCCCGGCCTCCGtcgccccccaccccccgcccTCCCCCGGCCCTACCTCGGTGTTCCATGGGGCGCGGCGCTGCAGCCGGGGCAGTTGTGGGGGGTGCAGCGACTGGGTGACGGTGTGTCGGCCGCCGCACTGCCGCGGCACACGGGGGTACCTGTGCTCGGCCGCCGGCTCCCTgtgggacgggacacggggatACTCAGCGCCGGGCCCCGGGGCGCCCCGTGCTGCCCCTGCTACGGCAGGACCGGGCCGGGGTGCTCCTGGGGTTCGCCCGTTCTGGCCCGCCCGGCCGCTGCGAGAGACCCGACAAAACCCCCCTCCCGCCGAGGGCTGAGGTCAGGCTGAGACCAGATGCAACTCGTCACACGTGGCTCCGACGCCACTGAGCCACGGACCTGGGCCAGACGAGGCAGCCCAGGGGGCTGGAAAACCTCACAGACCAGGGGCAACCTCAGCGGACCCTCCGATTCATCTCATCCCCTGCCCCTCCTGGAGCCCCCGCACCCCGACAACCCCCGGACCGGGCAGAGCCCACTCTGCGCCCCAGGGACCGGGATGAGACCCCGAGTGCCTACCTGCGGCcgtgctgctgtgtgtgctcGGGCTCGGGGGTAGTACTGGGATGCCTGCGGGGGCCAGGGGGCAGCGGCGTCCCGGAGGGGATGGTCACGATGTgcctggggagggcaggagctgcgggTGGGTGACAGAGCACAAACAACCCTCCCCGGCTCGGGGCGGCACCCCAAACCCCGCATGCTCGTAGTCCCACGCAACCCCCTGCACACTGCCCCTGGGAAGGGGTCCCCGTGCCCCTACCAGGgacagggctgcagggcagctcgGCAGGGCAGACCCCCGGGTACACACCTCCCTGTCCCGTCCCCCCGCAAAGCCCCCGATGCGCCTATTCACGGGCGGGGCACCGGCGTGTTGTAGAGCCGGTCACAGGACAGACAGTGGAAATGACCcgtgagctgcctggggaggagaaaagggcCTGCTGAGCTGCGGGGGGCAGCAACGTCTCACCCACAGCCCGCTTTGGTTTGGGagggctctgccctgcaggtaCCGTATCCCTGTGCCTCCTTCACATGggaacctgctgctgctggggcgcCGGCCACCTTGTGCCAGTGTCGGGGGCCCACGTAGGCACCGGCCGGGGCACTGCCGGAGGGAAGGGGCAGCGCTGTCCCCAGAGCCAGCGCCGGCCCCAGCGCACTCACTTGCTCATGCCCGCGGCGGCATTCTCCTCCATCCCTGGTTGGAGCTCCAGGTCCCCACGGTCCAGCTGCGGAGGGACACACACcctcaggcagctgccccgggcCAGGACAGGGCAGGCCCCGGGGACAAACCGGGAGCGGGGATCCTCAGagggagctgcctggggctgaggAGCCTGGAGATGCCAGTTCAGCACAGCAGGCATGAGCCACTTCTCACCTTGGACTGCAGCGCAGCAGAGAGGTGTCTGAGCTGCCCCAGCTGGCGCAGAGCCTTCTCCGCCTCTGTGTAGTGCTCGGGGAtgctgctggaggctgaggACGTGGCACTGATGTTGGTCTGCCCTGAGGGAGAACCTGCCCTCCTCTCAGCAGTCACTGGTGCTTCCTGCATCTTATCCAGAGCGGGGGACTTGGCCGGGGCAGACCGGCTCCCAGCGCTCTCCTGGGAGAAGCCAGCAAAGAGGAGCAGGTTTATGTGTGGAACTGCAGCAGTAAGGGCAAGGGCTGTCCCCATGGGGACATGCTGTCCCCAGTGCCCAGATCCTGCTCCCAAACCCCCCGGGCTCACGATGACAAACTCAATCTACCCCATGAGATCCCAAAGGCCAAGCGCCCACCCCATGGAGCCCTTTGGAgccacagccccccagcccctccccagccccctcagctcTCTGGCTGCACCCGTGCCTGAAGAATATTTtcagcagcccatgcaggggaGCAGCAAACATCCAACTGAGGGCACCTGCTACAAACCCCAGGCATTGTTTCCTCTAGCAACGGGCTCCAGATCTCCAGGTCTGCTGGAACAGACCCACTTCCCAGCCCAATGGGCCGGGCCTGAtttgcaggagcagcagcctcaggTGGGATTTGGAAACCACCTCACAGTGCAACATGCGGGAGTTCAGCCCCCAAACCGCTCTGttccctcctgccagccccaagGGATTTGGACACTCGCTTGCCCCACAGAGGGGCTGttgcaggctgcccagagcacagcagagagaaaagatcCCCATCTGTGTGGCGGGCCAGACAaggagctgccctggctctgcccacACCAGGTCCTGCCTCACAGGGGGATATGCAGGGCAGGGAAGTGCAGCCCAGATGCCTCAGCACTCACCACCTCttggcctcctcctcctcttgtcGTGCTGCCCACTAGGCAGTCGTCCAGTGCCTTCCACTGCACCATGTCCTTCACCTTGTCCGGCCTCGGATAGAGGCTCAAcacttccttcagcctttcctggggaaggaagggatcGAGGGGTCAGCCTGTAGCCCCCAGAAGTCATCCCAGCACTATGTAGCTGGGAGCAGGATGGGACCCACAGGAGTGCTGAGCCCGCAGCACTGCTGGGGACCATGCCCTGATGCCGAAGGATGGGCTGTACTGGTTCCCCTCCCTGGGTGCTCGTGGCCGTACCAGATCGCTGGTCAAAGCTGTTATCTGGTCGTGGATGCCtctgagagagctggcagcaCTTTGAACGTTCTCCTGGAGTGAGGGGAGAAGAAGGGACAGCAGTCAGCATATGGCAGCATTTACGAGGAGCATCCACAAACGAACTTGGGCACAGAGAGGAGGACGCTGGGCCAGGCTGTGCTTGAGGGCCAGCGCTGTATTACACAGCTacatatttgttttcctctccctcccagcacccatggGAGGATTTTTCCAGTGGTTACTTAACTTTGAAAGTGCCTCAGCATTGCTTTGTTTGACACACACACTTAGCTCTTTAGCAGCGGCCCCCCTGCAGTGCCCATTTCTGCCCTCGCcaggcagcactggcaggagGCGGcgagggggggtttgggggctccAGGGGAGCTGCCCCCTTGGGACACACGTCTGGCTCTGCTTTGCTGGTGCCCTTCCCGTGGGGcgagccccagggctgtggggcagggagggggagggagggcacGGGCcgaggggcagggagaggggagggccCAGTGGCCAcccggggcagcggcagcagctcACCTGCAGCGCCCGGATCTCCTCGCCCATGCGGGACTGCGCCGCCTGTATCCCGCCGATCTGCGTGAGCACATCCTGGGACAGAGCCACGGCCTGGGAGAAGGGGGTTGGTGGGGTCAGCCCCAAGGGAGGGTCCCGCCGAGCCCCTCGGCCCTGCCCCGGGGCAGCTGCTGCGCTCCCGCAGGCAGCAGGGCCggctccagccctgcctgcgCCCGGCCCCAGGCGCTGGAGGGACCCCCGGGGCGAGGAGCCGCTGccgagggccggggccgggccctgCCCGAGGAGGGAGGGCGAGCTCCCCGCTGCCAGGGGCTGGCTCGTcagggagcagccagggagcGGGACCAGCCTCTACCTTGGAAATGCTGCTTTCGTTGGCTTCCACtctctctctcagctgctgcacCTCCGCAGCCAGCGAGGCCACACAGATGCCAAGGGCCGTCCCCTCCATCGGGGCCTCGGCCGGTGCGTCCCGCAGGCCCAGGTGTCCCAGCATGGCATCCAGCACCCTGTGCAGGAGCTGAGAGGAAATGCCTTTGTCCTCAGGAATCCCGAGGGCCCTGtccagcagctgggagaggCTGAGTATGGCCATGGCAGCAGCTAGCTTGCCAcgtcttcctccttctcctcctcaccaCTGAATGCAACTCTGTGTTCAGGGGGTGACACAAGTCCCCTACTGCCGGGTGACGCTCTGCTCCCGGCCTGAGGAATGGGCTTTATGATGTCACACGCAGCCAGGGTGATTCCGTAAAGGGCGCgtgccaggaggatggagccaggctgtcctCAGCGGTCTCCAAtgaggggacaaggggcaacgggtacaagctggaacatgagaggttccaaagaaacccaaggaaaaacttgttccctgttgaggggagggagcactggaaggggctgcccagacgggctgtggagtctctggGGGAAAATGGGACAAGTCGAATTCAGGCATTAAACCCAAAGCAAATCCATCTCTGTGCGTATGTTGATCTTCCACGCCGAGAGGGTTGAATTCaaagagggagcagagagatgaAGAGATGGGATCAAAACAGTCTGGGGGAGGCGCTGGGGGAAGGTTCCGACGGGCAGCGCCGCGAccccacaggagacagagcCCACGGGACCCACACACACGCCAAACACAACCGCACGGTCGACCACCGAACGCGCCCCGCGCCCCTCGTCCCACGCTTTATAGCTCCGCCCCGGCGCATGCGCTGTGCGGCCTCTGGAAGCTGCTGGAAAGCGCTGGAAGGCCCGAGCCCGGGCCCCGGCCCCGAACCCACCGCGCCCGGGGCCCGCGCGGGGCCGCTGTGTGCTCGGACCGCTGCGCGCCCGCTCCGGGGCAACGGCGGCCCCCACAGGCGGAGCCcggccagaagcttcccctgcagctgccgGGGCCGGCGCCGGCCAGCGCTGACACGGCCCCGCAGCGGCCCAGGCCCGGCCCCGCGGTGACTGAGGGAACGCCTCTCTCGGGAACGTGCTGGAGAAGCCGCTGCTGCCTGTGTGccggcaggggctgcaggagtcCTTCCCACCGCCGTTGAAACCTGTGTGCCGAGCccaagcagcagaagctgcctgccctgcagagCCATGGGGGAAGCCAATGGGCCTGGGTGCCGCCCCGGGGAAGGCACACGCCGCTCTGTGGGCACTGACATGCAGAAATGGCACTTCAGGACCCTTCCCCTGGGCTGGCTGAGAGAGGATGGGCTCGttggcagggcagagctgcaaaTGAGAAAGGGCAGAGGGGTCTCCCAGCCGGGGCACGGGGAGCCCTTGGCtttgcagggagcagggagggctggcaggggaGGCAGGTGGAAAAGGCCACGTCACGTTTCCTTGGGAACTTGGCTttgtctcaaaaaaaccccgaaCAAACCAGCCGCTGGCTGCAACACGGGGACTCGTTGCCCCATCCGCCagccctccccctccatcctgcttccagccctccccgttggatcccctcctcctcttggaTCATGCCACGTGCTAACACCAGTCTGAGTATGTAGAAAGTAGACCTGACCCTGCTGAGTCGTCCTTTGCTCATCTCCCTCGGGTAAATCAGGAGGAGTGTGCAAGTGTGTCCTGCTCATGtaatttctgtgcctctgcGACCTGACTCTCCTCTCTGACAGCCGGGGATCTGACGTCTGCCCGCAAGTTGCACCGTTCGTCCCTGTAATCGGAGTGTTCTCATCCACAAAACAGCTCAGGGGTCTGCCTGGACTGGAGTATTCTGATGCTGGCCGTGTTGGTCGCTCCCACTGAGTTGTTCGtataatgtgatttaaatactgGATCCTTCCAGAAGCAGTCCTCCGCTCCTCCCACCCATCTGGTAAATCATTATCAAATAACCGACTGCAATCCACGACTTGTCCTCCTGTGCCTATTTGGTCTCTGGACTGAAGGCTTACTACTATCTGTCCTCTAACAGTATCATTGTCGTTTGGACCAAGCTTGCACAGATCCAGTCTCTGAAAACCAGTGTCTTTAAGGCGGTTGATTGTATCTGAAAGAAGTCTCACACAACCCAGAAAACCAGCTCCctgttttttatgaattttcttgTGATTCCACACACTGATTGTAATTGAATCCGACTTCCCAATATATAGGTCATAATGCTGATTCCATCTTGGATCAAGTGTATTCTTCACAGTATCTGTAGAATGGCATTGGCCAGAAATGGGACAAGTCGAATTCAGGCATTTACTGTGGGCCAGGCCAGCTCTAAGCCCGTCTATGACAGCGAA is a window of Colius striatus isolate bColStr4 chromosome 18, bColStr4.1.hap1, whole genome shotgun sequence DNA encoding:
- the LOC133627171 gene encoding glutamine-rich protein 2-like isoform X4, producing MSKGRLSRAVALSQDVLTQIGGIQAAQSRMGEEIRALQENVQSAASSLRGIHDQITALTSDLERLKEVLSLYPRPDKVKDMVQWKALDDCLVGSTTRGGGGQEVESAGSRSAPAKSPALDKMQEAPVTAERRAGSPSGQTNISATSSASSSIPEHYTEAEKALRQLGQLRHLSAALQSKLDRGDLELQPGMEENAAAGMSKHIVTIPSGTPLPPGPRRHPSTTPEPEHTQQHGRREPAAEHRYPRVPRQCGGRHTVTQSLHPPQLPRLQRRAPWNTEDEVPLVGTDGRVYRGRLDAQPPAGTQGTARAHVGRDAATQPLRQQHSWDSGRLLSRPQNYVSSLCVTDFTQACQVSPKRIFNHVHGVPSSRPTSSFDVWTVFLL
- the LOC133627171 gene encoding uncharacterized protein LOC133627171 isoform X3, which gives rise to MAILSLSQLLDRALGIPEDKGISSQLLHRVLDAMLGHLGLRDAPAEAPMEGTALGICVASLAAEVQQLRERVEANESSISKAVALSQDVLTQIGGIQAAQSRMGEEIRALQENVQSAASSLRGIHDQITALTSDLERLKEVLSLYPRPDKVKDMVQWKALDDCLVGSTTRGGGGQEVESAGSRSAPAKSPALDKMQEAPVTAERRAGSPSGQTNISATSSASSSIPEHYTEAEKALRQLGQLRHLSAALQSKLDRGDLELQPGMEENAAAGMSKHIVTIPSGTPLPPGPRRHPSTTPEPEHTQQHGRREPAAEHRYPRVPRQCGGRHTVTQSLHPPQLPRLQRRAPWNTEILPKPVKFLQRESLTMFMEFHLPDPLQVLTCGRCFYYSPSLS
- the LOC133627171 gene encoding uncharacterized protein LOC133627171 isoform X2; the encoded protein is MAILSLSQLLDRALGIPEDKGISSQLLHRVLDAMLGHLGLRDAPAEAPMEGTALGICVASLAAEVQQLRERVEANESSISKAVALSQDVLTQIGGIQAAQSRMGEEIRALQENVQSAASSLRGIHDQITALTSDLERLKEVLSLYPRPDKVKDMVQWKALDDCLVGSTTRGGGGQEVESAGSRSAPAKSPALDKMQEAPVTAERRAGSPSGQTNISATSSASSSIPEHYTEAEKALRQLGQLRHLSAALQSKAHRDHPLRDAAAPWPPQASQYYPRARAHTAARPQGAGGRAQVPPCAAAVRRPTHRHPVAAPPTTAPAAAPRPMEHRGRGAAGGHRRPRLQGPAGRAAARGHAGHGQGTRGQGRGHAAPEAAAQLGQRTAALPAPELRLLALCDRFYPSLSSFSKENL
- the LOC133627171 gene encoding uncharacterized protein LOC133627171 isoform X5; amino-acid sequence: MAILSLSQLLDRALGIPEDKGISSQLLHRVLDAMLGHLGLRDAPAEAPMEGTALGICVASLAAEVQQLRERVEANESSISKAVALSQDVLTQIGGIQAAQSRMGEEIRALQENVQSAASSLRGIHDQITALTSDLERLKEVLSLYPRPDKVKDMVQWKALDDCLVGSTTRGGGGQEVESAGSRSAPAKSPALDKMQEAPVTAERRAGSPSGQTNISATSSASSSIPEHYTEAEKALRQLGQLRHLSAALQSKAHRDHPLRDAAAPWPPQASQYYPRARAHTAARPQGAGGRAQVPPCAAAVRRPTHRHPVAAPPTTAPAAAPRPMEHRDFTQACQVSPKRIFNHVHGVPSSRPTSSFDVWTVFLL
- the LOC133627171 gene encoding glutamine-rich protein 2-like isoform X1; this encodes MAILSLSQLLDRALGIPEDKGISSQLLHRVLDAMLGHLGLRDAPAEAPMEGTALGICVASLAAEVQQLRERVEANESSISKAVALSQDVLTQIGGIQAAQSRMGEEIRALQENVQSAASSLRGIHDQITALTSDLERLKEVLSLYPRPDKVKDMVQWKALDDCLVGSTTRGGGGQEVESAGSRSAPAKSPALDKMQEAPVTAERRAGSPSGQTNISATSSASSSIPEHYTEAEKALRQLGQLRHLSAALQSKLDRGDLELQPGMEENAAAGMSKHIVTIPSGTPLPPGPRRHPSTTPEPEHTQQHGRREPAAEHRYPRVPRQCGGRHTVTQSLHPPQLPRLQRRAPWNTEDEVPLVGTDGRVYRGRLDAQPPAGTQGTARAHVGRDAATQPLRQQHSWDSGRLLSRPQNYVSSLCVTDFTQACQVSPKRIFNHVHGVPSSRPTSSFDVWTVFLL